In one window of Nothobranchius furzeri strain GRZ-AD chromosome 11, NfurGRZ-RIMD1, whole genome shotgun sequence DNA:
- the LOC107384268 gene encoding solute carrier family 22 member 13 isoform X1 — MTDFGEILKSIGDFGLFQKLILIALSSPNFTQSFMLASLLFIQPDPERRCNTDWILRTAPNLSREEQLNLTLPREEDGTFSRCQMFVPVDWDIATIRESGLNDTTGCLSGWVYGNMLYEATIVTDFDLVCSQSALVGVIQSVFLTSVLLGSFMFGPLAESFGRKRANQIPLVILFVFTVTTALCPNVYLYMASLCLMGFGGGGFRVNSIILSTEWIGVSKRSWGVCMTQLFASVGQCFLAGTIFFIRDWRLAQLISAAPLALVVVYIWFVPESARWLLSRGRTEEAKQLIVKAAAINKQPVPHSLLDKIDVNNTPKNGGIKLIFRSRRLTRYFLTVTLAWFCVNLSIYCLYLDMGSLGFSIFVTQLLFGAFEIPANLLSMWLLEVFGRKILFMSTIVTGGLSSMLILAVFQDHAIAVTALAVAARFFLTWAGSVTFVYMQEVSPTSIRQTATALGSMSGRTGGLVAPLLNMLAVYHWAIPIAVSSSLTLVSGALGVLLPETRRKELPETVEDAENNRIETPAASFQCIESSML, encoded by the exons ATGACAGACTTTGGAGAGATCCTAAAAAGCATCGGAGACTTCGGGTTATTCCAGAAACTCATTCTGATTGCACTTAGTTCTCCTAATTTTACTCAGTCTTTTATGTTGGCAAGCCTTCTCTTTATCCAGCCGGATCCAGAGCGACGCTGTAACACAGACTGGATCCTCAGGACTGCTCCAAACCTGAGCAGAGAGGAGCAGCTGAACCTGActctgccccgggaggaggatggGACCTTCAGCAGGTGTCAGATGTTTGTCCCTGTGGACTGGGACATCGCTACCATCCGGGAGTCGGGACTCAACGACACCACAGGGTGTCTTAGTGGATGGGTGTACGGTAACATGCTGTATGAGGCCACTATAGTTACTGAT TTTGATCTGGTCTGCAGTCAGTCAGCTTTGGTAGGAGTGATCCAGTCAGTGTTTCTGACCTCGGTTCTCCTCGGTTCTTTCATGTTTGGACCTTTGGCAGAGTC gTTTGGTCGTAAACGGGCCAATCAAATTCCATTAGTCATACTGTTTGTGTTCACGGTGACGACAGCACTATGTCCCAATGTTTACTTATATATGGCGTCCCTTTGCCTGATGGGATTTGGTGGTGGAGGATTCCGGGTCAACAGCATTATACTGT CTACTGAGTGGATCGGAGTGTCCAAGCGGTCATGGGGAGTGTGTATGACCCAGCTTTTTGCCTCGGTTGGTCAGTGCTTCCTTGCTGGGACAATCTTTTTCATCAGAGACTGGAGATTAGCTCAGCTAATCTCAGCAGCACCCCTCGCGCTAGTTGTTGTCTACATATG GTTTGTTCCAGAGTCTGCCAGATGGTTGTTGAGCAGAGGGAGAACAGAGGAGGCTAAACAGCTGATTGTCAAAGCAGCAGCCATTAACAAACAACCTGTTCCACACTCTCTGCTGGACAAG ATTGACGTGAATAACACCCCAAAGAACGGAGGGATTAAACTCATTTTCAGATCCCGGAGGCTGACCAGGTACTTCCTCACTGTAACGCTGGCCTG GTTTTGTGTGAACCTCTCCATTTACTGCCTGTACTTGGACATGGGCAGCCTTGGCTTCAGCATCTTTGTGACTCAGCTCCTTTTTGGCGCGTTTGAAATCCCAGCTAATTTACTCTCCATGTGGCTCCTGGAGGTTTTTGGTAGAAAGATCCTCTTTATGTCTACTATTGTGACAGGAGGGCTTTCTTCCATGCTCATCCTGGCTGTTTTCCAAG ACCATGCTATAGCTGTGACAGCTTTAGCTGTCGCAGCTCGTTTTTTCCTGACATGGGCCGGCTCTGTAACCTTTGTCTACATGCAGGAGGTGTCTCCAACATCCATTCG ACAGACAGCCACAGCTTTGGGGTCAATGTCAGGGAGAACTGGTGGTTTAGTGGCTCCACTGTTAAACATGCTAGCTGTGTACCACTGGGCCATCCCCATcgcagtctccagcagcctgaCGCTGGTCAGTGGAGCTCTAGGAGTCCTCCTCCCTGAGACCAGAAGGAAGGAGCTTCCCGAGACAGTAGAAGATGCTGAAAATAACAG GATTGAAACACCAGCAGCCAGTTTTCAATGTATTGAATCTTCAATGTTATGA
- the LOC107384268 gene encoding solute carrier family 22 member 13 isoform X2, giving the protein MTDFGEILKSIGDFGLFQKLILIALSSPNFTQSFMLASLLFIQPDPERRCNTDWILRTAPNLSREEQLNLTLPREEDGTFSRCQMFVPVDWDIATIRESGLNDTTGCLSGWVYGNMLYEATIVTDFDLVCSQSALVGVIQSVFLTSVLLGSFMFGPLAESFGRKRANQIPLVILFVFTVTTALCPNVYLYMASLCLMGFGGGGFRVNSIILSTEWIGVSKRSWGVCMTQLFASVGQCFLAGTIFFIRDWRLAQLISAAPLALVVVYIWFVPESARWLLSRGRTEEAKQLIVKAAAINKQPVPHSLLDKIDVNNTPKNGGIKLIFRSRRLTRYFLTVTLAWFCVNLSIYCLYLDMGSLGFSIFVTQLLFGAFEIPANLLSMWLLEVFGRKILFMSTIVTGGLSSMLILAVFQDHAIAVTALAVAARFFLTWAGSVTFVYMQEVSPTSIRQPQLWGQCQGELVV; this is encoded by the exons ATGACAGACTTTGGAGAGATCCTAAAAAGCATCGGAGACTTCGGGTTATTCCAGAAACTCATTCTGATTGCACTTAGTTCTCCTAATTTTACTCAGTCTTTTATGTTGGCAAGCCTTCTCTTTATCCAGCCGGATCCAGAGCGACGCTGTAACACAGACTGGATCCTCAGGACTGCTCCAAACCTGAGCAGAGAGGAGCAGCTGAACCTGActctgccccgggaggaggatggGACCTTCAGCAGGTGTCAGATGTTTGTCCCTGTGGACTGGGACATCGCTACCATCCGGGAGTCGGGACTCAACGACACCACAGGGTGTCTTAGTGGATGGGTGTACGGTAACATGCTGTATGAGGCCACTATAGTTACTGAT TTTGATCTGGTCTGCAGTCAGTCAGCTTTGGTAGGAGTGATCCAGTCAGTGTTTCTGACCTCGGTTCTCCTCGGTTCTTTCATGTTTGGACCTTTGGCAGAGTC gTTTGGTCGTAAACGGGCCAATCAAATTCCATTAGTCATACTGTTTGTGTTCACGGTGACGACAGCACTATGTCCCAATGTTTACTTATATATGGCGTCCCTTTGCCTGATGGGATTTGGTGGTGGAGGATTCCGGGTCAACAGCATTATACTGT CTACTGAGTGGATCGGAGTGTCCAAGCGGTCATGGGGAGTGTGTATGACCCAGCTTTTTGCCTCGGTTGGTCAGTGCTTCCTTGCTGGGACAATCTTTTTCATCAGAGACTGGAGATTAGCTCAGCTAATCTCAGCAGCACCCCTCGCGCTAGTTGTTGTCTACATATG GTTTGTTCCAGAGTCTGCCAGATGGTTGTTGAGCAGAGGGAGAACAGAGGAGGCTAAACAGCTGATTGTCAAAGCAGCAGCCATTAACAAACAACCTGTTCCACACTCTCTGCTGGACAAG ATTGACGTGAATAACACCCCAAAGAACGGAGGGATTAAACTCATTTTCAGATCCCGGAGGCTGACCAGGTACTTCCTCACTGTAACGCTGGCCTG GTTTTGTGTGAACCTCTCCATTTACTGCCTGTACTTGGACATGGGCAGCCTTGGCTTCAGCATCTTTGTGACTCAGCTCCTTTTTGGCGCGTTTGAAATCCCAGCTAATTTACTCTCCATGTGGCTCCTGGAGGTTTTTGGTAGAAAGATCCTCTTTATGTCTACTATTGTGACAGGAGGGCTTTCTTCCATGCTCATCCTGGCTGTTTTCCAAG ACCATGCTATAGCTGTGACAGCTTTAGCTGTCGCAGCTCGTTTTTTCCTGACATGGGCCGGCTCTGTAACCTTTGTCTACATGCAGGAGGTGTCTCCAACATCCATTCG ACAGCCACAGCTTTGGGGTCAATGTCAGGGAGAACTGGTGGTTTAG